Proteins encoded in a region of the Euzebya tangerina genome:
- a CDS encoding monovalent cation/H+ antiporter complex subunit F: MVAVAYGVVALSIVLAVIRVLRPGRLADRVVGLDVTLWGLISLIAINAAATGNANFEDIPLIVALLGVLGTVTAAIWLESRGPRS, encoded by the coding sequence ATGGTGGCCGTGGCCTACGGCGTGGTTGCCCTCAGCATCGTCCTCGCGGTCATCCGGGTCCTCCGGCCCGGACGGCTGGCCGATCGTGTCGTCGGGCTCGATGTGACCCTCTGGGGGCTCATCTCCCTCATCGCGATCAACGCCGCCGCAACCGGCAACGCCAACTTCGAGGACATCCCCCTCATCGTCGCCCTCCTCGGCGTCCTGGGCACCGTGACCGCGGCGATCTGGCTCGAGAGTCGAGGACCCCGGTCATGA
- the infB gene encoding translation initiation factor IF-2, which yields MVPLSKVRVYELAKETGLSNKEVLERLGDMDIAAKSHSSSVSQGDALRFRESLGKAKEEREQAELERARKEAEEYERAMNEAKPKERTANRILPPHLRKAQESEESEQPAAAPARALRPPVQAFKPSDGGSATVGGEAASPRPASTPPPSGAPDRPAGPPPARPATPPARPADSPARPAAASTGESAAPTPTPSPVGKPLDPRQAAAIARQGVVYRPNEKPQERPAARAPQETEETEGEATVAPGTATSGPPRPGESTIPARMLRGAAVEPRRRVETKLPQEGDGKRSIPPPLKAAPKGGPSRPGGAPGRPGGGPGRPGGGRPGGAPGRGKGRKGRRGELSPQEQFERDNRPRRGRKQKEAVKAAVEGPVDIVPGITVNEFAKAIGVSPASIVGVLFRMGEMITVTQTMSNDLIELVAAEMDAEINFIEADDLFFDEIEEDDPDDLVDRPPVVTVMGHVDHGKTLLLDSIRNADVVSGEAGGITQHIGAYQVTREGRKITFIDTPGHEAFSAMRARGASVTDVAILVVAADDGVKPQTVEAIDHIKEAEVPLIVAVNKIDKENADPVRVRTQLTEYELIAEEFGGQTTFVDVSAMTGQNLDELLDLILLQADVEETKANPDREAMGTVIEANLDRGRGAVATVLVQNGTLNVGDNLVAGVASCKVRAMFDDTGERVETAEPAKPVQVLGWSDVPDAGDDFRVVEDERTARDIAEDRASRARKEELANRPRLTLEGLGTAVQEGQLSMLNLVIKGDVSGTVEAVAAEMDKLDLEGVRTRIVRKGVGAVTNDDVNLAVTSDAIIIAFNVRPESSAREAIEESGVDLRQYSIIYKAIEDITNAVKGLLAPEFEEVVVGRAEVREIFKVPRAGFVFGSYVTEGTLKRNAQVRVIRDSTVVADDTIASLRRFKDDVTEVRENFECGVGLDKFQDIKVGDEFEVYEEREIARD from the coding sequence GTGGTCCCACTGAGTAAGGTCCGCGTTTACGAACTCGCCAAGGAAACAGGCCTGTCCAACAAAGAGGTCCTGGAACGCCTTGGCGACATGGACATTGCGGCGAAATCGCACTCCTCGTCGGTGTCGCAGGGTGACGCGCTGCGCTTCCGGGAGAGCTTGGGCAAGGCCAAGGAAGAGCGCGAGCAGGCCGAGCTCGAGCGTGCCCGCAAGGAGGCCGAGGAGTACGAGCGGGCCATGAACGAGGCCAAGCCGAAGGAGCGGACGGCCAACCGCATCCTGCCGCCGCACCTGCGCAAGGCCCAGGAGTCCGAGGAGAGCGAGCAGCCCGCTGCCGCGCCGGCCCGGGCCCTCCGCCCTCCGGTCCAGGCCTTCAAGCCGTCCGACGGTGGGTCCGCCACCGTCGGCGGCGAGGCCGCGTCCCCACGCCCTGCGTCCACCCCGCCACCGAGCGGAGCACCGGATCGGCCCGCCGGTCCGCCGCCGGCTCGTCCGGCAACCCCACCAGCTCGTCCGGCCGACAGCCCGGCGCGTCCGGCGGCGGCCAGCACCGGCGAGAGCGCAGCGCCGACGCCCACGCCCTCGCCGGTCGGCAAGCCGCTCGACCCGCGTCAGGCTGCGGCCATCGCCCGCCAGGGTGTGGTCTACCGGCCCAACGAGAAGCCTCAGGAACGCCCCGCTGCTCGAGCGCCACAGGAGACCGAGGAGACGGAGGGCGAAGCGACGGTGGCCCCTGGCACCGCGACCAGCGGTCCGCCACGCCCCGGCGAGTCCACCATCCCGGCCCGCATGCTGCGTGGCGCGGCCGTCGAACCACGGCGTCGCGTCGAGACCAAGCTGCCGCAGGAGGGCGACGGGAAGCGGTCCATCCCACCACCACTCAAGGCAGCACCCAAGGGCGGTCCGAGCCGCCCCGGTGGCGCACCTGGTCGCCCTGGCGGCGGCCCCGGTCGTCCCGGCGGTGGTCGTCCCGGTGGTGCCCCCGGTCGCGGCAAGGGTCGCAAGGGCCGTCGCGGCGAGCTCTCCCCGCAGGAGCAGTTCGAGCGTGACAACCGCCCCCGTCGCGGCCGCAAGCAGAAGGAGGCCGTCAAGGCCGCCGTGGAAGGTCCGGTGGACATCGTGCCCGGCATCACCGTCAACGAGTTCGCCAAGGCCATCGGCGTCAGCCCGGCCTCCATCGTCGGTGTGCTGTTCCGCATGGGCGAGATGATCACGGTGACCCAGACGATGTCGAACGACCTCATCGAGCTCGTCGCGGCCGAGATGGACGCCGAGATCAACTTCATCGAGGCCGACGACCTCTTCTTCGACGAGATCGAGGAAGACGACCCGGACGACCTGGTCGACCGCCCACCGGTGGTCACCGTCATGGGTCACGTCGACCACGGGAAGACCCTGCTGCTGGACTCGATCCGCAACGCCGACGTCGTCTCCGGCGAGGCCGGCGGGATCACCCAGCACATCGGCGCCTACCAGGTCACCCGCGAGGGCCGGAAGATCACCTTCATCGACACCCCGGGTCACGAGGCGTTCAGCGCGATGCGTGCCCGTGGTGCCTCCGTCACGGATGTCGCGATCCTGGTCGTCGCGGCCGACGACGGGGTGAAGCCGCAGACGGTCGAGGCGATCGACCACATCAAGGAGGCCGAGGTCCCCTTGATCGTGGCGGTCAACAAGATCGACAAGGAGAACGCCGACCCCGTTCGTGTTCGAACGCAGTTGACCGAGTACGAACTCATCGCTGAGGAGTTCGGTGGCCAGACGACCTTCGTGGACGTCTCCGCCATGACCGGCCAGAACCTCGATGAGCTGCTGGACCTGATCCTGCTGCAGGCCGATGTCGAGGAGACCAAGGCCAACCCCGACCGTGAGGCCATGGGGACCGTGATCGAGGCCAACCTCGACCGCGGGCGTGGTGCCGTGGCCACGGTGCTGGTGCAGAACGGCACGCTGAACGTGGGCGACAACCTGGTCGCGGGTGTGGCCAGCTGCAAGGTCCGTGCGATGTTCGACGACACCGGCGAGCGGGTCGAGACGGCCGAGCCGGCCAAGCCGGTCCAGGTGCTCGGCTGGTCAGACGTCCCTGACGCCGGCGACGACTTCCGGGTCGTCGAGGACGAGCGGACGGCTCGTGACATCGCCGAGGACCGTGCCTCTCGTGCACGCAAGGAAGAGCTGGCCAACCGTCCGCGCCTGACGCTGGAGGGCCTTGGCACCGCGGTCCAGGAGGGCCAGCTGTCGATGCTCAACCTCGTCATCAAGGGCGACGTGTCCGGGACCGTCGAAGCGGTCGCGGCCGAGATGGACAAGCTGGACCTCGAAGGCGTCCGCACCCGGATCGTCCGCAAGGGCGTGGGTGCGGTGACCAACGACGACGTCAACCTTGCCGTGACGTCTGACGCGATCATCATCGCCTTCAACGTCCGGCCGGAGTCGAGCGCCCGCGAGGCGATCGAGGAGTCCGGAGTCGACCTCCGGCAGTACTCGATCATCTACAAGGCGATCGAGGACATCACCAACGCCGTCAAGGGTCTGCTCGCACCCGAGTTCGAGGAGGTCGTGGTCGGCCGTGCGGAGGTCCGCGAGATCTTCAAGGTGCCGCGTGCCGGGTTCGTCTTCGGGTCCTACGTCACCGAGGGCACGCTCAAGCGCAATGCCCAGGTCAGGGTCATCCGCGACTCCACCGTGGTGGCCGACGACACGATCGCCTCACTGCGGCGGTTCAAGGACGACGTCACCGAGGTCCGTGAGAACTTCGAGTGTGGTGTCGGGCTGGACAAGTTCCAGGACATCAAGGTCGGCGACGAGTTCGAGGTCTACGAGGAACGCGAGATCGCTCGGGACTGA
- a CDS encoding proton-conducting transporter membrane subunit — MTDSAAAAVLGFAVASPLAGLGLCLLVARRASARQIAGVTFSASAFVLAGILFWHVATTGTVIAEIGGWPAPVGITLVADRLAAGVMLVSATVVLATHVFGIRTDRMESNWPNFHAAHVALGGGLTLAFASGDLFTLFVGFEVALMASYTLLTAAGPLPAGRSGLLYIVTNVLVSALFLIAIAAVYAVTGSLNMAAIATVWPTLGEPLRTGIGLLLLVTFATKAAAFPLFGWLPGPYREAHPAIASVFAGLLTKLGVYALFRTHTLFGLTGDSQAWVLAFIAGATMLGGVLAAYGQTEVRRILSFHITSQVGYMLFGLAVLTEAALAGAVFYLLHHILVKTTLFMVAGMIERDGGSGKLSEIGGMRATAPVLAILFALPALSLAGIPPFSGFVAKLALVAASIEAGAWVLLGVSLVTSLLTVLSMAKIWSGAFWGDVPDPAPAVSEDTGRGTVAVAGLAAASIVVALVAGPLLTYSQQAATDLLDPGVYIGEVLPS, encoded by the coding sequence ATGACCGACAGCGCAGCTGCGGCCGTCCTCGGATTCGCCGTCGCCTCTCCGTTGGCTGGGTTGGGCCTGTGCCTGTTGGTCGCCCGGCGTGCGTCCGCGCGCCAGATAGCCGGCGTCACGTTCAGCGCGTCGGCGTTCGTCCTGGCGGGGATCCTCTTCTGGCACGTGGCCACGACCGGCACGGTGATCGCCGAGATCGGCGGCTGGCCGGCTCCGGTGGGCATCACGCTGGTGGCTGACCGCCTGGCCGCCGGGGTCATGCTGGTCAGCGCAACGGTGGTCCTCGCAACACACGTGTTCGGCATCCGCACCGACCGGATGGAGTCGAACTGGCCGAACTTCCACGCCGCGCACGTCGCGCTCGGCGGCGGCCTGACCTTGGCCTTCGCCAGCGGCGACCTCTTCACGCTCTTCGTCGGGTTCGAAGTTGCGCTCATGGCCAGCTACACGCTGCTGACGGCCGCCGGTCCACTTCCGGCTGGGCGCAGCGGGTTGCTCTACATCGTCACCAACGTGCTGGTGAGCGCACTGTTCCTGATCGCGATCGCAGCGGTGTACGCCGTGACCGGCTCGCTCAACATGGCCGCCATCGCCACCGTGTGGCCGACGCTCGGCGAGCCGCTGCGGACCGGCATCGGTCTGCTGCTGCTCGTGACCTTCGCGACGAAGGCGGCGGCCTTCCCGCTGTTCGGCTGGCTGCCCGGACCCTACCGGGAGGCCCACCCGGCCATCGCCTCGGTGTTCGCCGGGCTGCTGACCAAGCTCGGCGTCTACGCGCTGTTCCGGACCCACACCCTGTTCGGCCTGACCGGCGACTCCCAGGCGTGGGTGCTGGCCTTCATCGCCGGCGCCACGATGCTCGGCGGCGTTCTGGCGGCCTACGGCCAGACGGAGGTCCGACGGATCCTCAGCTTCCACATCACCTCACAGGTGGGGTACATGCTCTTCGGTCTCGCGGTGCTGACGGAGGCTGCGCTGGCCGGCGCGGTCTTCTACCTGCTGCATCACATCCTGGTGAAGACCACGCTGTTCATGGTGGCTGGGATGATCGAGCGTGACGGCGGCTCCGGGAAGCTGTCCGAGATCGGCGGGATGCGCGCGACCGCCCCCGTGCTGGCGATCCTGTTCGCCCTCCCGGCGTTGTCCCTGGCCGGCATCCCACCGTTCTCCGGCTTCGTGGCGAAGTTGGCGCTGGTCGCGGCGAGCATCGAGGCAGGAGCCTGGGTGCTCCTGGGTGTCAGCCTCGTCACGTCCCTCCTGACGGTGCTCTCGATGGCCAAGATCTGGTCGGGTGCGTTCTGGGGTGACGTGCCGGACCCAGCCCCCGCGGTGTCTGAGGACACCGGACGAGGGACCGTCGCCGTTGCGGGGTTGGCCGCCGCCTCCATCGTGGTGGCGCTGGTCGCTGGTCCGCTGCTGACCTACAGCCAGCAGGCCGCGACCGACCTCCTCGACCCGGGTGTCTACATCGGTGAGGTGCTCCCGTCGTGA
- a CDS encoding putative bifunctional diguanylate cyclase/phosphodiesterase: MTSPLLHLRALMLISALVAVVGVDAIAGSSGGDRIAGVATLVLGVAGVGVALDLRRRDAAARADGPTAWSGAVASPAAMVLAATRAVPGGPPSAAPAAMIRMSVHPLHDRGVSLTPDEADRLLQVAVERARRTLRTGDVVTRVGVYDMAISLHVPCNTDIVTALAERLRDTLLEPVSLDRLDVRLAPRIGVAVDDEEAPITSGDVVETLLRRAEEARGQADGDGGSVMVWRDGHSQVSLRRSELSTRLRRALRVGDISLVYQPIYGVEAGRVTAVEALARWDDVKFGHVSPVEFVGLCESLGLTAQLMRLVLDQAVAQVVEWRSEGLDIGVHVNVSGHDISENRLPVWVGESLRRHDCPPALLTLEITETAVIARPDRVLPTLHALRDIGVHLSLDDYGTGYSSLLYIQKMPIHSLKIDQAFLANLTRSESDEVIVRTSIELAHALGLSVTVEGVEDSTTMARAIEFGTDHIQGYFIGKPERPGSVRVTATVGLRGTA, from the coding sequence GTGACGTCTCCTCTGCTGCACCTGCGCGCGCTGATGCTCATCTCGGCGCTCGTCGCCGTGGTCGGGGTCGACGCCATCGCCGGCTCTTCCGGAGGCGACCGGATCGCGGGAGTGGCGACGCTGGTGCTGGGGGTCGCAGGCGTCGGGGTCGCGTTGGATCTGCGCCGACGGGATGCAGCAGCACGAGCCGACGGCCCGACCGCGTGGTCGGGTGCCGTGGCGAGCCCCGCCGCGATGGTGCTGGCGGCCACCCGTGCAGTCCCCGGCGGGCCACCGTCCGCAGCCCCTGCCGCCATGATCAGGATGAGCGTCCACCCGCTCCACGATCGAGGGGTGTCGCTTACACCCGACGAGGCAGATCGGCTGCTCCAGGTCGCCGTCGAACGGGCGCGTCGCACCCTCAGGACAGGAGACGTCGTCACGCGCGTCGGCGTCTACGACATGGCGATCTCCCTCCACGTGCCGTGCAACACCGACATCGTGACCGCCCTGGCCGAGCGGCTGCGAGACACCCTGCTGGAGCCGGTTTCACTGGATCGGCTCGACGTCCGCCTGGCCCCACGCATCGGCGTCGCCGTCGATGACGAGGAGGCGCCGATCACCAGCGGCGACGTCGTCGAGACCCTGCTGCGGCGGGCTGAGGAGGCTCGAGGGCAGGCAGACGGCGATGGTGGCTCCGTGATGGTGTGGCGCGATGGTCACAGTCAGGTGTCCCTGCGGCGCTCAGAGCTCTCGACTCGTCTTCGTCGGGCCCTGCGCGTCGGCGACATCTCCCTGGTCTACCAACCGATCTACGGTGTCGAGGCGGGTCGTGTCACGGCCGTCGAGGCCCTGGCCCGCTGGGACGACGTCAAGTTCGGTCACGTCTCACCGGTCGAGTTCGTGGGCCTCTGCGAGTCGCTCGGCCTGACTGCCCAGCTCATGCGGCTGGTGCTCGACCAGGCGGTGGCACAGGTGGTCGAGTGGCGCTCCGAGGGTCTTGACATCGGCGTCCACGTGAACGTGTCCGGGCACGACATCTCCGAGAACCGGCTGCCCGTCTGGGTCGGTGAGTCCCTTCGCAGGCACGACTGCCCGCCGGCACTGCTGACCCTCGAGATCACCGAGACCGCGGTCATCGCCAGACCCGACCGCGTTCTGCCGACGCTGCACGCGCTTCGGGACATCGGCGTCCACCTCTCGCTGGACGACTACGGCACCGGGTACAGCTCGCTGCTGTACATCCAGAAGATGCCGATCCACTCGCTCAAGATCGATCAGGCCTTCCTGGCCAACCTCACCCGCAGTGAGAGCGATGAGGTCATCGTCCGAACCAGCATCGAGTTGGCCCACGCACTGGGGCTGTCGGTCACGGTCGAGGGGGTCGAGGACTCCACGACCATGGCGCGGGCCATCGAGTTCGGAACCGATCACATCCAGGGCTACTTCATCGGCAAGCCCGAACGTCCAGGATCGGTTCGGGTCACCGCCACCGTGGGCCTCCGAGGCACCGCGTAG
- a CDS encoding Na+/H+ antiporter subunit E codes for MIGSWTRTALVALFYIALWDRITPGIVISGVLVALVLQSPFRRRTYQISASGTIRTVGRLTWEVLLSNISVIGKVLGIGTIHPKGILEVELRRAKPGVDVLVGLMVTLTPGTMTMGIDRRDDGSALLTVHALSMPTAQAVRDAVHRLEGAAVAAVRVADPTMVEGAE; via the coding sequence GTGATCGGCAGTTGGACGCGCACCGCGCTCGTGGCGCTGTTCTACATCGCGCTGTGGGACCGCATCACGCCGGGCATCGTCATCTCCGGCGTGCTCGTCGCCCTGGTGTTGCAGTCGCCGTTTCGACGTCGGACGTACCAGATCAGCGCCAGCGGAACCATTCGGACGGTGGGCCGCCTCACCTGGGAGGTCCTGCTGTCGAACATCTCGGTCATCGGCAAGGTGCTCGGCATCGGCACGATCCACCCGAAGGGCATCCTCGAGGTGGAGTTGCGTCGCGCGAAGCCGGGTGTTGACGTGCTGGTGGGACTGATGGTGACCCTCACACCTGGCACGATGACCATGGGCATCGATCGACGCGACGACGGCTCTGCACTGCTCACGGTCCACGCGCTGTCCATGCCGACGGCGCAGGCGGTGCGAGACGCGGTGCATCGCCTGGAAGGCGCAGCTGTCGCGGCCGTCCGCGTGGCGGACCCGACCATGGTGGAGGGTGCGGAGTGA
- a CDS encoding sodium:proton antiporter, whose protein sequence is MSLLVVLTIAVVFGIGIWLVLDADPKRIVLGTVLLGHSAIMMLVGSRPSGREPLVTDEAAAAVADPVPQALSLTAIVISFGVTVLLLAVVARR, encoded by the coding sequence ATGAGTCTGCTGGTCGTCCTCACCATCGCCGTCGTCTTCGGCATCGGGATCTGGCTGGTCCTCGACGCCGACCCCAAGCGGATCGTGCTCGGCACCGTGTTGCTGGGACACTCCGCAATCATGATGCTGGTCGGGTCACGACCGTCGGGACGCGAGCCCCTGGTGACCGACGAGGCCGCGGCCGCCGTCGCCGACCCCGTGCCGCAGGCGCTCTCCCTCACGGCCATCGTCATCTCGTTCGGTGTGACCGTGCTGCTCCTCGCCGTGGTCGCGCGCCGATGA
- a CDS encoding MnhB domain-containing protein, translated as MRKTWQTGPNTGLWISFGPILPLVVAFAIHLLMVGHDEPGGGFIAGLLIAGAIALLAVADPEYQTRMTKPEALIGGGLLLAAVMGIAPLVVGKALLEALKHTFDLGPIGSFKLSSILLFDIGVAMVVVGLADAVMDRIRAALR; from the coding sequence ATGAGGAAGACCTGGCAGACCGGACCGAACACCGGGCTGTGGATCTCCTTCGGGCCGATCCTCCCGCTGGTTGTGGCCTTCGCCATCCACCTGCTGATGGTCGGACACGACGAGCCGGGGGGCGGCTTCATCGCGGGGCTGCTCATCGCCGGTGCCATCGCACTGCTGGCCGTCGCCGACCCGGAGTACCAGACCCGGATGACCAAGCCCGAGGCGCTCATCGGCGGGGGGTTGCTGCTGGCCGCCGTCATGGGGATCGCGCCGCTCGTCGTCGGAAAGGCGCTGCTGGAGGCACTGAAGCACACCTTCGATCTCGGCCCGATCGGCTCGTTCAAGCTGTCGAGCATCCTGCTGTTCGACATCGGGGTCGCGATGGTCGTGGTCGGCCTGGCCGATGCGGTGATGGACCGGATCCGGGCGGCGCTGCGATGA
- the mbhE gene encoding hydrogen gas-evolving membrane-bound hydrogenase subunit E translates to MNADPLEWSWEWLPGLDVSIAGRLDGLAAIMLALIVGVGIAVLLHAAAYASGQTRGRLLRLLSAFAVAMAGLVLADDVVTLFVFWEATSVLSFLLIAVKDTAADARTAARRAFAITGAGGLGLLTGLLMLAQSAGSLRLSEILTTAPDDGLAQAGIVLVILGIATKSAQFPFHSWLPGAMAAPAPVSAYLHSATMVKAGVYLVARFAPVYADEAVWQIPVSTLATASVLYGGWVALRSTDLKRLLAYSTISQLGLIIVVFQIGSPKAALAGTALIIAHAAAKASLFLMTGSIEKVSGTRDMSFLVGVGRTKPIVAACVGIGLFSLAGVPPTAGFVAKEGGLVAGVDGHPILTTVLVLGSVLTMAYATRVTVTLYRSDGSAETPTIASMSGALLWAPATLAFTALALGLAAPLFDDLSRLGGEAVAGVSEEGLKLVPGLGLPLLLSLVAIAGGVVLDRIGPAWTGDLREGPHPYDRLIDLPATLGSTAITRSGIERLARILTITMAVAVGLTVPFLIQTTATADVPTTTGWVESFALAGVMIGAVGTAVIRMRFAAVLSLGVVGFSLSGWFLARGAPDLALTQMLVEMIIVLAFLLVLSRLSTDVDGAPRSTLPTVVRAVVAIGSAVFVGAVAIATTSVGRVTTLQDEIVARALPEGEGRNIVNVILTDIRALDTMAEVAVLTIATIGVIRLFAVAGPDIVQAVSRSDQQLYAARLGGRRRDVDPSEES, encoded by the coding sequence GTGAACGCCGACCCGCTGGAGTGGTCGTGGGAGTGGCTGCCAGGCCTCGACGTGTCCATCGCCGGACGGCTTGACGGGCTGGCAGCCATCATGCTGGCCCTCATCGTCGGGGTGGGCATCGCGGTGCTGCTCCACGCGGCCGCCTACGCCTCCGGGCAGACCCGAGGTCGGCTGCTCCGGCTGCTGAGCGCATTCGCCGTGGCCATGGCAGGACTGGTCCTGGCCGACGACGTGGTGACGCTCTTCGTCTTCTGGGAGGCCACGTCGGTCCTGTCGTTCCTCCTCATCGCCGTCAAGGACACGGCCGCCGACGCGCGAACGGCCGCCCGGCGCGCCTTCGCCATCACCGGAGCCGGCGGGCTCGGCCTGCTGACCGGCCTGCTGATGCTCGCCCAGTCCGCGGGCAGCCTGCGGCTGTCCGAGATCCTGACGACTGCCCCCGACGACGGGCTGGCCCAGGCCGGCATCGTGCTGGTGATCCTCGGGATCGCCACGAAGTCCGCGCAGTTCCCGTTCCACTCGTGGCTGCCTGGCGCCATGGCGGCACCCGCGCCGGTCAGTGCCTACCTGCACTCCGCAACGATGGTCAAGGCCGGCGTGTACCTCGTCGCCCGGTTCGCTCCGGTCTACGCCGACGAGGCGGTGTGGCAGATCCCGGTCAGCACCCTGGCCACGGCCAGCGTGCTCTACGGCGGCTGGGTCGCGCTTCGCTCGACCGATCTCAAGCGGCTGCTGGCCTACTCCACGATCAGCCAGCTGGGTCTGATCATCGTGGTGTTCCAGATCGGCAGCCCCAAGGCTGCGCTTGCGGGGACCGCCCTGATCATCGCCCACGCGGCGGCCAAGGCATCGCTGTTCCTGATGACCGGCAGCATCGAGAAGGTCTCCGGCACCCGGGACATGTCGTTCCTGGTCGGCGTCGGCCGGACCAAGCCGATCGTGGCCGCCTGTGTCGGCATCGGCCTGTTCTCCCTGGCTGGCGTCCCGCCCACCGCCGGCTTCGTCGCCAAGGAGGGCGGGCTGGTCGCCGGCGTCGATGGCCACCCGATCCTGACCACGGTCCTGGTGCTCGGGTCGGTTCTCACCATGGCCTACGCCACACGGGTCACCGTCACGTTGTACCGATCTGACGGCAGCGCAGAGACCCCGACGATTGCCTCGATGTCGGGTGCGCTCCTGTGGGCGCCGGCAACGCTTGCGTTCACCGCCCTCGCGCTCGGGCTTGCTGCGCCGCTGTTCGATGACCTCTCACGGCTCGGCGGGGAGGCCGTCGCCGGCGTGTCGGAGGAGGGCCTCAAGCTCGTTCCGGGCCTTGGATTGCCGCTGCTGCTGTCGCTGGTCGCCATCGCCGGCGGTGTGGTGCTCGACCGCATCGGTCCAGCCTGGACCGGTGACCTCCGTGAGGGGCCACATCCCTATGACCGGCTGATCGACCTGCCGGCCACGCTCGGCTCGACGGCGATCACCCGGAGCGGAATCGAGCGGCTCGCCCGGATCCTCACGATCACGATGGCCGTGGCTGTCGGGCTGACCGTGCCCTTCCTGATCCAGACCACCGCCACGGCCGACGTCCCAACCACCACCGGCTGGGTCGAGTCGTTTGCCCTGGCCGGTGTGATGATCGGCGCCGTCGGCACCGCGGTGATCCGGATGCGGTTTGCGGCAGTGCTGTCCCTCGGGGTCGTCGGCTTCAGCCTGTCGGGGTGGTTCCTCGCGCGTGGGGCGCCGGACCTCGCGCTCACGCAGATGTTGGTCGAGATGATCATCGTCCTGGCATTCCTGCTGGTTCTCAGCCGCCTCTCGACCGATGTCGACGGGGCGCCGCGGTCGACCCTGCCGACCGTGGTCCGGGCGGTGGTGGCGATCGGCTCGGCGGTCTTCGTCGGTGCCGTGGCGATCGCAACCACCAGCGTCGGGCGTGTCACCACGCTCCAGGACGAGATCGTCGCCCGTGCCCTCCCCGAAGGCGAGGGCCGCAACATCGTCAACGTCATCCTGACCGACATCCGGGCCCTCGACACGATGGCGGAGGTGGCCGTGTTGACCATTGCCACGATCGGCGTCATCCGGCTGTTCGCCGTCGCCGGCCCCGACATCGTCCAGGCCGTGAGCCGATCGGACCAGCAGCTGTACGCTGCTCGACTCGGTGGTCGCCGTCGCGACGTCGACCCATCGGAGGAATCATGA